A genomic stretch from Flavobacterium sp. KS-LB2 includes:
- a CDS encoding YciI family protein, producing MKKSIIFLLLFSFSTALFSQETASTFDEKLAKSLQADDYGMKQYVFCLLKTGSNTNATKEETQKLFEGHMNNINRLAKEGKLVVAGPFMKNDKNYRGIYIFNASSLEEAKTFVATDPAVQSKLLEAELTLWYGSAALQETLKIHYKVAKIKM from the coding sequence ATGAAAAAATCAATAATATTCCTTTTACTGTTCTCTTTTAGTACTGCACTATTTTCTCAGGAAACTGCATCTACATTTGATGAAAAATTAGCAAAATCGCTACAAGCAGATGATTACGGAATGAAACAATATGTTTTTTGTTTACTAAAAACAGGAAGCAACACTAACGCTACCAAAGAAGAAACTCAAAAACTATTTGAAGGTCATATGAATAACATCAATCGATTAGCCAAAGAAGGAAAACTGGTTGTAGCAGGGCCTTTTATGAAAAATGATAAAAATTATCGAGGGATTTATATTTTTAATGCTAGCAGTCTCGAAGAAGCGAAAACATTTGTGGCGACAGACCCTGCGGTGCAATCGAAACTTTTAGAAGCGGAACTGACGCTGTGGTACGGAAGTGCAGCATTGCAAGAAACACTGAAAATTCATTATAAAGTAGCAAAAATTAAAATGTAA
- a CDS encoding sugar O-acetyltransferase — protein MITEKEKMIAGEYYLAGDPVLVKDRRRAKNLLHRLNVTEYRMTKKAKEIIKELIPNAGANLYIEPPFHCDYGYNISCGKNVYFNVNCVVLDCAKVTIGSNVFFAPGVQLYTATHPLDAELRKTLENALTITIGNDCWIGGNSVICPGITIGNGCVIGTGSVVTKDIPDNSLAVGNPAKVIRKLNE, from the coding sequence ATGATAACCGAAAAAGAAAAAATGATTGCCGGAGAATATTATTTAGCAGGCGATCCTGTTTTAGTAAAAGACCGTCGAAGAGCTAAAAACTTACTTCACCGATTGAATGTCACAGAATATCGAATGACCAAGAAAGCGAAGGAAATTATAAAAGAACTGATTCCTAATGCAGGAGCGAATCTTTATATTGAACCGCCATTTCATTGTGATTACGGATACAATATCAGTTGTGGCAAAAATGTTTATTTTAATGTAAACTGTGTTGTTTTAGATTGTGCCAAAGTCACTATTGGTTCTAATGTTTTTTTTGCACCGGGAGTACAATTGTATACCGCCACACACCCGCTGGATGCTGAATTGAGAAAAACCTTGGAAAACGCCTTAACCATAACCATCGGTAATGATTGCTGGATTGGCGGAAATTCAGTTATTTGTCCGGGTATTACCATTGGAAATGGCTGTGTCATTGGTACTGGTTCAGTAGTTACCAAAGACATTCCTGACAATTCATTGGCGGTTGGAAATCCGGCAAAAGTGATTCGGAAATTGAATGAATGA
- the gloA2 gene encoding SMU1112c/YaeR family gloxylase I-like metalloprotein, translating into MLELNKIHHIAIICSDYQKSKTFYTTILGLTIIHEIYREERQSYKLDLALNGEYVIELFSFPNPPQRPSKPEATGLRHLAFEVNNIQLTRDFLINQNITSEEIRIDEYTKKRFFFIADPDDLPVEFYEK; encoded by the coding sequence ATGCTTGAACTCAATAAAATCCACCACATTGCCATTATTTGTTCCGATTATCAGAAATCTAAAACGTTCTATACAACTATTTTAGGGCTTACAATTATTCATGAAATTTATCGCGAAGAAAGACAATCGTATAAACTAGATTTGGCGCTTAACGGAGAATATGTGATTGAATTATTCTCATTTCCAAACCCGCCACAACGACCTTCAAAGCCAGAAGCAACGGGGTTACGCCATTTAGCTTTTGAAGTTAACAACATTCAACTAACCCGCGATTTTTTAATCAATCAAAATATAACTTCAGAGGAAATTCGTATTGATGAGTACACTAAAAAACGTTTTTTCTTTATTGCAGATCCAGATGATTTACCGGTAGAGTTTTATGAAAAATAA
- a CDS encoding chloride channel protein: protein MNNTTQIKKNYRFIKVQKLVIVSILIGFLSAFLGVILKNTTEYYEEIFFHKTVVNPIFLVVFPVFGLSIIYFLRENVFKKKENKGIKEVFESTNSNSNNLPSYKIPSHFINGLLTVVFGGSTGIEVSTVVASATIGSVAQRKQNVFRQYKTELICAGVAAGITALFSSPIAGLLFSLEVISKKVTRAFILTNLIAVSIAFGLIHLLDEKPLFAVHNMTWHLRAIPYFILLGIMAGINSVYLTRCVLFFKAQFSKIKVPYYKIILGSVILSVCLFVFPQLYGEGYHAIKTIFINPNEMVLSLSLVLTCIGILVLKPIVTSATLASGGDGGVFAPSLFIGAFLGLLLALILNQFFNANVIPINFMIIGMAAVLSASIHAPFTALFLVCGLTNDYTLFLPILVVCIISKYTSKMIYPFTVYSYSPSLAK from the coding sequence ATGAACAATACCACACAAATCAAAAAAAATTATCGCTTCATTAAAGTTCAAAAACTAGTAATTGTATCCATATTAATTGGTTTTCTTTCTGCTTTTTTAGGTGTTATTTTAAAAAATACAACTGAATATTATGAAGAAATCTTTTTTCATAAAACGGTAGTTAACCCAATATTTTTAGTTGTTTTCCCCGTTTTTGGATTGTCAATAATTTATTTTCTACGAGAAAATGTATTCAAGAAAAAGGAAAACAAAGGCATAAAAGAAGTCTTTGAAAGCACTAATTCCAATTCGAATAATTTACCCAGTTATAAAATTCCTTCCCATTTCATTAACGGTTTATTGACTGTAGTTTTTGGTGGCTCTACTGGAATAGAGGTCTCGACAGTTGTTGCTTCGGCTACTATCGGTTCTGTGGCACAAAGAAAACAAAATGTATTCCGACAATACAAAACCGAGTTAATCTGTGCGGGAGTTGCTGCCGGAATTACCGCATTATTCAGCAGTCCTATTGCCGGTCTTTTATTTTCATTGGAAGTAATTTCAAAAAAAGTAACTCGGGCATTTATACTAACCAATCTAATCGCTGTTTCAATCGCTTTTGGACTCATTCATTTATTGGACGAAAAACCTTTGTTTGCAGTACATAATATGACTTGGCATTTAAGAGCTATTCCTTACTTTATACTGCTTGGAATTATGGCAGGAATAAATTCGGTTTATTTGACCCGTTGTGTGTTGTTTTTTAAAGCACAATTTTCAAAAATAAAGGTACCCTATTACAAAATCATCCTCGGATCTGTAATTTTAAGCGTTTGCCTTTTTGTATTTCCACAGCTGTATGGCGAAGGCTATCATGCCATCAAAACTATTTTCATCAATCCAAATGAAATGGTACTTTCGCTTTCATTGGTACTCACTTGCATTGGAATTTTAGTTTTGAAACCTATTGTTACATCAGCCACTTTAGCTTCAGGAGGCGATGGCGGCGTTTTTGCACCAAGTTTATTTATTGGTGCTTTTTTAGGATTACTGCTTGCTTTAATTTTAAATCAGTTTTTCAATGCCAATGTAATTCCAATAAATTTCATGATAATAGGAATGGCAGCCGTTTTGAGCGCCAGTATTCATGCGCCTTTTACTGCCCTATTTTTAGTTTGTGGTTTAACCAATGATTATACATTGTTTCTGCCAATTCTGGTGGTGTGTATAATTTCGAAATACACTTCTAAAATGATTTATCCGTTCACCGTTTACTCTTATTCTCCCAGTTTAGCAAAATAA
- a CDS encoding HPP family protein: protein MAVQKIKRSYRKTKYILYKETLVDFKEHFWAFLGSFIGIGILAYLQSQTLPQSDVVYLIGSFGASSVLVYGVIQSPLAQPRNLIGGHLISAIIGVTVYQFVPDILWLTAPLSVSLSIVFMQITKTLHPPGGATALIAVTGSNEIKNMGYWYVLSPVLSGVLILLAVALVFNNMTSNRSYPNHKKYHKFRKRVATIFKNKTEV, encoded by the coding sequence ATGGCAGTTCAAAAAATAAAAAGGAGTTACCGCAAAACCAAATATATTCTCTACAAAGAAACATTGGTTGACTTCAAAGAACATTTCTGGGCATTTCTCGGTTCTTTTATAGGCATTGGAATACTCGCTTATTTGCAATCCCAAACGTTACCACAATCTGATGTTGTTTATTTAATTGGTTCCTTTGGCGCATCCAGTGTGCTAGTTTATGGCGTAATCCAAAGTCCATTGGCGCAACCGAGAAACCTTATTGGAGGACACTTAATTTCTGCAATTATAGGAGTTACCGTGTATCAATTCGTTCCAGATATACTGTGGTTAACTGCTCCACTTTCTGTTTCTCTATCTATCGTTTTTATGCAAATAACGAAAACGCTACATCCTCCAGGCGGGGCAACCGCTCTTATAGCAGTTACTGGTTCAAATGAAATTAAAAATATGGGCTATTGGTATGTACTTTCTCCAGTATTAAGCGGCGTACTAATTTTGCTTGCTGTAGCTTTAGTTTTTAATAATATGACATCAAACAGGTCTTATCCAAATCATAAAAAATACCATAAATTTAGAAAAAGAGTTGCAACCATCTTTAAAAATAAAACTGAAGTCTAA
- a CDS encoding IS1096 element passenger TnpR family protein: protein MVYKFRVILDAEEDVFRDIAILEDDTLEDLHNAIFNSFGFDGMEVASFYTCDETWNQEEEISLFDTGDVLGEQKIMSDYQLSDILNKENTKILYVYDFINMWTFLVELAAIEDQVAGNLYPETIFSHGEMPDEAMEKNFESDNADDYNDEFEDGLDEDDLDMFEGDDSFEDFGFEENWN, encoded by the coding sequence ATGGTTTATAAATTTAGAGTAATTCTAGACGCGGAAGAAGATGTTTTTAGAGACATTGCAATACTTGAAGACGATACTTTAGAAGATTTGCACAATGCAATTTTCAATTCTTTTGGATTTGACGGAATGGAAGTAGCTTCGTTTTACACTTGCGATGAAACTTGGAATCAAGAAGAAGAAATTTCACTTTTTGATACCGGTGATGTTTTAGGTGAACAAAAAATAATGAGCGATTACCAATTATCTGATATTTTAAACAAGGAAAACACTAAAATCCTCTATGTTTATGATTTCATCAATATGTGGACATTCCTTGTGGAACTCGCTGCTATAGAAGATCAAGTTGCTGGTAATTTATATCCGGAAACTATTTTTTCTCATGGTGAAATGCCAGATGAAGCGATGGAGAAAAACTTTGAATCTGATAATGCAGATGACTACAATGATGAATTTGAAGACGGCTTAGACGAAGATGATTTAGACATGTTTGAAGGTGACGATAGTTTTGAAGACTTTGGATTTGAGGAGAACTGGAATTAA